The following coding sequences lie in one Aspergillus luchuensis IFO 4308 DNA, chromosome 8, nearly complete sequence genomic window:
- a CDS encoding cupin domain-containing protein (COG:S;~EggNog:ENOG410PQSC;~InterPro:IPR014710,IPR011051,IPR013096;~PFAM:PF07883,PF00190), whose protein sequence is MPESIIIPSAHKPDAKSAKPTATFTGDVYLDPIHFASDASIANVTFTPCARTYWHTHENGQMIKVVAGNGWICDKGGVPRRLNTGDVVWAPAGTTHWHGADEESVMTHFVVGLGKTVWHEAVSEEEYKSKGE, encoded by the coding sequence ATGCCtgaatcaatcatcatcccctccgccCACAAACCAGACGCTAAAAGCGCCAAACCCACGGCCACCTTCACAGGAGACGTCTACCTTGACCCGATTCACTTCGCCAGCGACGCCTCCATCGCCAATGTCACCTTTACTCCCTGCGCACGCACATACTGGCACACCCACGAGAACGGACAGATGATCAAAGTGGTTGCGGGCAATGGATGGATCTGCGATAAGGGAGGGGTCCCTCGTCGTTTGAACACGGGAGATGTTGTATGGGCACCGGCGGGGACAACGCATTGGCATGgggcggatgaggagagtGTGATGACGcattttgttgttgggttggggaAGACGGTGTGGCATGAGGCTGTTAGTGAGGAGGAGTATAAAAGCAAAGGGGAGTAA